One window from the genome of Deltaproteobacteria bacterium RBG_16_64_85 encodes:
- a CDS encoding 2-oxoacid ferredoxin oxidoreductase (catalyzes the coenzyme A-dependent decarboxylation of 2-oxoacids, such as pyruvate and 2-oxoglutarate), translating into MGSPFDTDVENAWCQGCGNFGILNAVKKAMEKLGREKHEIVLVSGIGQAAKLPHYVDVNVFDGLHGRALPAAAAIKMSNPAMTVVVTSGDGDIYGEGGNHFLHNIRRNVDIALFVHDNQVYGLTKGQPSPTSDAGWAGSLNRTGVISGPFPPLAVAIALGCGFVARGYAADVEFTADLMLQAIRFKGFALVDILQPCITYNKKNTYQWYGRMAYKILPEHDATDRMKAFALALEWEERIPLGVLYRSVRSTFEEMHPAIPGPPLHARETLPATVQEMLRKRTLTPG; encoded by the coding sequence ATGGGAAGCCCTTTCGACACGGATGTCGAGAACGCATGGTGCCAAGGGTGCGGAAACTTCGGGATCCTGAACGCGGTAAAGAAGGCGATGGAGAAGCTCGGCAGGGAGAAGCACGAGATCGTGCTCGTCTCCGGGATCGGCCAGGCCGCGAAGCTTCCCCATTACGTGGACGTGAACGTGTTCGACGGCCTGCACGGCAGGGCGCTGCCGGCGGCCGCGGCGATCAAGATGTCCAACCCCGCGATGACCGTCGTGGTGACGAGCGGGGACGGCGACATCTACGGGGAAGGCGGGAACCACTTTCTCCACAACATCCGGCGCAACGTCGACATCGCGCTGTTCGTCCACGACAACCAGGTCTACGGCCTGACCAAGGGGCAGCCGTCCCCCACCAGCGATGCGGGATGGGCCGGCTCGCTCAACCGGACGGGCGTCATCTCCGGACCGTTCCCGCCGCTGGCGGTCGCCATCGCCCTGGGTTGCGGGTTCGTGGCGAGGGGGTACGCCGCCGACGTGGAATTCACGGCGGACCTGATGCTTCAGGCGATCCGATTCAAGGGGTTTGCCCTGGTCGACATCCTCCAGCCGTGCATCACCTACAACAAGAAGAACACCTACCAGTGGTACGGGAGGATGGCGTACAAAATCTTGCCGGAGCACGACGCGACGGACCGGATGAAGGCATTCGCGCTGGCGCTGGAGTGGGAGGAGAGGATCCCGTTGGGTGTACTCTACCGTTCGGTTCGGTCGACGTTCGAGGAGATGCACCCGGCCATCCCGGGCCCTCCGCTTCACGCCCGGGAAACACTTCCCGCGACCGTGCAGGAGATGTTGCGGAAACGGACTTTAACGCCGGGTTAA